A single genomic interval of Streptomyces sp. NBC_00663 harbors:
- a CDS encoding M1 family metallopeptidase — MLLTPHARTPRRLKAAALLASAVSVCLVAASAPAAPLGVGDRLFPHLGNPGYDVASYDLSFTYPGSNTEPLQAVTTIDAWTTTSLDRVNLDFAHGKVESVEVDGKPATFAGADEDLVVTPEEELPSGSWMRITVKHTSDPVSSDDRDGGWVRTKDGLAMANQADAAHLVFPCNDHPSDKAMFTIRITAPDGYTAVANGLPTGVDRAAGATTWTYRTQHPMATELAQVSIGRSTVLHRTGPHGLPLRDVVPTKHREALEPWLEKTPDQISWMESKVGRYPFETYGLLMADADTGFELETQTLSLFERELFTEPAYPKWYVESIMVHELAHQWFGDSVAPAAWSDLWLNEGHATWYEALYAEEKAGKSMEARMKAAYGASDRWRAAGGPPAAPKAPDPGQKISIFRPNVYDGAALALYALRQEIGRETFERLERVWVSRHADGTATTDDFVRLASGLSGRDLGGFFQEWLYGEKTPPMPGHPEWKSVAPGK; from the coding sequence ATGCTGCTCACCCCCCACGCCAGGACGCCCCGCCGGCTGAAGGCGGCCGCCCTGCTCGCCTCCGCGGTCTCCGTCTGCCTTGTCGCCGCGAGCGCCCCCGCCGCCCCGCTGGGGGTCGGCGACCGCCTCTTCCCGCACCTCGGCAACCCCGGATACGACGTGGCGTCGTACGACCTCTCCTTCACCTATCCCGGCTCCAACACTGAGCCGCTCCAGGCCGTCACGACCATCGACGCCTGGACGACCACCTCCCTCGACCGCGTCAACCTCGACTTCGCGCACGGCAAGGTCGAGTCGGTGGAGGTCGACGGGAAGCCCGCCACGTTCGCCGGTGCCGACGAGGACCTGGTGGTCACGCCCGAGGAAGAGCTGCCCAGCGGCAGCTGGATGCGGATCACCGTGAAGCACACCAGCGATCCCGTGTCCTCCGACGACCGCGACGGCGGCTGGGTGCGGACCAAGGACGGGCTTGCCATGGCCAACCAGGCCGACGCCGCCCACCTGGTCTTCCCCTGCAACGACCACCCCTCCGACAAGGCGATGTTCACCATCCGGATCACCGCGCCCGACGGCTACACCGCCGTCGCCAACGGCCTGCCGACCGGCGTGGACCGGGCCGCCGGGGCGACCACCTGGACGTACCGCACGCAGCACCCCATGGCCACCGAACTCGCCCAGGTCTCCATCGGGCGCTCCACGGTGCTGCACCGCACCGGCCCGCACGGGCTGCCGCTGCGTGACGTCGTGCCCACCAAGCACCGCGAGGCGCTCGAGCCCTGGCTGGAGAAGACCCCGGACCAGATCTCCTGGATGGAGAGCAAGGTTGGCCGCTACCCCTTCGAGACGTACGGCCTGCTCATGGCCGACGCCGACACCGGCTTCGAACTCGAGACGCAGACGCTCTCTCTCTTCGAGAGAGAGCTCTTCACCGAGCCCGCGTACCCCAAGTGGTACGTCGAGTCGATCATGGTGCATGAGCTGGCCCACCAGTGGTTCGGCGACAGCGTCGCCCCGGCCGCCTGGTCCGACCTGTGGCTCAATGAGGGGCACGCCACCTGGTACGAGGCCCTGTACGCCGAGGAGAAGGCCGGCAAGTCCATGGAAGCCCGGATGAAGGCGGCGTACGGCGCCTCCGACCGCTGGCGCGCGGCCGGCGGCCCGCCCGCCGCACCCAAGGCCCCCGACCCCGGCCAGAAGATCAGCATCTTCCGGCCCAACGTCTACGACGGCGCCGCGCTCGCCCTCTACGCGCTGCGCCAGGAGATCGGCCGCGAGACCTTCGAGCGTCTGGAACGGGTCTGGGTGAGCCGGCACGCCGACGGCACGGCGACGACGGACGATTTCGTGCGCCTGGCCTCGGGACTGTCCGGACGCGATCTCGGCGGCTTCTTCCAGGAGTGGCTGTACGGCGAGAAGACCCCGCCGATGCCGGGGCACCCCGAGTGGAAGTCCGTCGCACCGGGCAAGTAA
- the hflX gene encoding GTPase HflX yields the protein MTSSSSPSQDTQRFAHTYPDGLRADALMEEDVAWSHEIDGDRDGDQFDRSERAALRRVAGLSTELEDVTEVEYRQLRLERVVLVGVWTTGTAQDADNSLAELAALAETAGALVLDGVIQRRDKPDAATYIGSGKATELRDIVLETGADTVICDGELSPGQLIHLEDVVKVKVIDRTALILDIFAQHAKSREGKAQVALAQMQYMLPRLRGWGQSLSRQMGGGKGGGLATRGPGETKIETDRRRIREKMAKMRREIAEMKTGREIKRQERKRNKVPSVAIAGYTNAGKSSLLNRLTGAGVLVENALFATLDPTVRRAETPSGRLYTLADTVGFVRHLPHHLVEAFRSTMEEVGESDLILHVVDGSHPNPEEQLAAVREVITDVGATRVPEIVVINKADAADPLTLQRLMRIEKRSIAVSARTGQGIKELLALIDNELPRPSVEVEALVPYTLGKLVARAHDEGEVISEEHTPEGTLLKVRVHEELAADLAPYVPAPAA from the coding sequence ATGACCTCCTCTTCATCCCCTTCCCAGGACACGCAGCGCTTCGCGCACACATACCCCGACGGTCTTCGGGCCGATGCCCTGATGGAAGAGGACGTCGCCTGGAGCCACGAGATCGACGGAGATCGGGACGGCGACCAGTTCGACCGCTCCGAGCGCGCGGCTCTGCGCCGCGTGGCGGGCCTCTCCACCGAGCTCGAGGACGTCACCGAGGTCGAGTACCGACAGCTCCGCCTGGAGCGGGTCGTGCTCGTCGGCGTCTGGACCACGGGGACCGCGCAGGACGCGGACAACTCCCTCGCGGAGCTCGCCGCCCTCGCGGAGACCGCGGGCGCACTGGTGCTCGACGGCGTCATCCAGCGCCGCGACAAGCCCGACGCGGCCACCTACATCGGCTCCGGCAAGGCCACCGAGCTGCGGGACATCGTCCTCGAGACAGGCGCGGACACCGTCATCTGCGACGGTGAGCTCAGCCCCGGCCAGCTCATCCATCTCGAAGACGTCGTCAAGGTCAAGGTCATCGACCGTACGGCCCTGATCCTCGACATCTTCGCCCAGCACGCCAAGTCCCGAGAGGGCAAGGCGCAGGTCGCGCTCGCGCAGATGCAGTACATGCTGCCGAGGCTCCGCGGCTGGGGTCAGTCGCTGTCCCGTCAGATGGGCGGCGGCAAGGGCGGCGGCCTCGCCACCCGTGGTCCCGGTGAGACCAAGATCGAGACGGACCGGCGCCGGATCCGCGAGAAGATGGCGAAGATGCGCCGGGAGATCGCGGAGATGAAGACCGGCCGCGAGATCAAGCGCCAGGAGCGCAAGCGCAACAAGGTGCCGTCCGTCGCCATCGCGGGCTACACCAACGCCGGAAAGTCCTCGCTGCTCAACCGTCTGACCGGTGCCGGTGTCCTGGTCGAGAACGCCCTGTTCGCGACCCTGGACCCGACCGTCCGGCGGGCCGAGACGCCCAGCGGACGCCTGTACACGCTGGCGGACACCGTCGGCTTCGTACGGCATCTGCCGCACCACCTGGTCGAGGCGTTCCGCTCCACCATGGAGGAGGTCGGCGAGTCCGACCTGATCCTTCACGTGGTGGACGGCTCGCACCCGAACCCGGAGGAGCAGCTGGCCGCCGTACGCGAGGTGATCACGGACGTGGGCGCCACGCGCGTGCCCGAGATCGTGGTGATCAACAAGGCCGACGCGGCGGACCCGCTGACGCTTCAGCGGCTGATGCGGATCGAGAAGCGTTCCATCGCGGTCTCGGCCCGCACCGGCCAGGGCATCAAGGAACTGCTCGCCCTCATCGACAACGAGCTGCCGCGGCCCTCGGTCGAGGTCGAGGCACTGGTGCCGTACACACTCGGCAAGCTCGTCGCCCGCGCCCACGACGAGGGCGAGGTGATCTCCGAGGAGCACACCCCGGAGGGCACCCTGCTCAAGGTGCGGGTGCACGAGGAACTGGCGGCGGATCTCGCGCCGTACGTTCCGGCACCGGCGGCATAA